The genomic interval TGGGCGACCTGCTCTTCGCGCAGAACGCGTACGCGGCCGGCTGCCAGCACTACTACTTCGGACTCGTGCGAGCCCGGGCCCAGGGGACGCCGCGCGAGGAGCTGGCCGCGCGCATCGACACCGTGAAGAAGGGCCTGGAGTCCGCGGGCCAGGGCGCCATGGCCAAGGCGTGGGTCAACGAGACGAACACGCTGCTGCAATGAAGTGACTACAGCAGCTCGGCGGGACTCAGCGGCCGGTACTTGGCGCGGACCGCGCGCCAGACGCCGTCGTCTTCCTTCTCGAACGTTCCCTCGATGAGGTAGGCGTTCAGCACGCTGTCCGCCGCCAGGTCCTTCACGTCCTGCGCCTGCGAGCGGCCGAAGATGAAGCGCGCCTGGAAGTCGCCCTGCGTGGGGGAGACCTCATGCACCTCCAGGTTCGTCACGAAGACGCGGACCCACTGGCCCCTGAGCACCTGGCCCGTCAACACGCCGCGCACCTGGCGATGGTCCCAGTTGCTGTCGGTGCGGAAGCGCTCGGACACCCCCTCCATCACCCCGGAGACGTCCTTCTGCTCCGCGGCGCGGGCCATCGTGATGACCTGACGGGTGATGGCCTCGGGGACGCCCGGCTCCTGGCGCGGCCAGAAGTAGAGCACCGCCCCCGCCGCCGCCAGCGCCAACCCCAGCCCCACCACCCTCGAACGCGACAACATCACCATGCACGCCTCACGCCGCCTCGGGCTCGAGCACCAGCTCGTCCGCGTCGATGATTTCGGCGGGGCGGAGGGCCTCGCCAATCTGCTTCAGCCGCCGGTCCGACAGCTGCTCCAGGTACGTCCGGATGTGCGGGAAGGCGCGGACCAGTTCGTGGAACGCGTTGCGCTCCAGGAAGGCCGCCGCCGTCTTGCGCGTGGCCACCACGGTGGCCGTGGCGCGCAGGCCCGTCAGCAGGGAGATCTCCCCGGCGACCTCTCCCTCGCGCAGCACGCCCAGCGTCACGGTGCCACCCGCCGGGTCCTCCTTCTGCACCACCAGCTCACCGGCGAGCACGATGAACAGACCCGCCGAGTGTTCACCCTCCACCAGCACCTTCTCGTTCCCCTGCAGCGCGCGGAAGGTGAAGCGCTGGAGCAGCGCGCCCCGCTCCGACTCCGGCAGCGCCTGGAACATGGGCGAGGTGGCCATCAGGTTGCGCGCCATGCGCTGCTGCGCGAAGTCCGCGAGCACCTGCGGCACCGCGGGGAAGAGCTTCGCCATCGCGTTGAGGTGCTCGCGGCGAATCTCGAAGACCTCCGTGTCGGACACGGCGGCCACCGTGGCCGTCGGCGGCGCGCCCGTCAGCAGGGCAATCTCCCCGAAGATGGAGCCGCCGCCCAGGAAGCCCAGCGTCTTGGCCTCACCGTCCATCTGCCGCGTCACCTCGGCCTTGCCCGCGACGAGCACGCAGAGGTGGTCGGCGGGCTCGCCCTCGCGGCTCACCACTTCCTCGGGCCGCACCCGGCGCCAGTTCATCCGGCCCACCAGGTCGATGAACGCGTCGCGGTCCAGGTCCGCGAACAGCGGCAGCGGGGGCCGGCTGTTGGGGTCGGCGGAGCCGCCCGGGTCGGGAGCGGCCAGCACCTCGATGGCGCGGTTGGACAGCTCCTCGCCGACGAGGCCCATCAAGTCCGTGTCCACCTTGCCGTCGTAGAGCGTCTCCGGCGGCAGCGGCGGGGGCACGGCGGCCCGGCCCGGGGCACTGCGCACCGCGCGAGAGTGGACGCGGATGAGCGTGTCGCGCAGGCGCCGCTCGTTGGGCGCCAGGTCCAGGGCCAGCTTGCACGCGGCCATGGCGGACAGGAGGTAGTCGCGGCGCAGGAGCCCCTCGGCGCACGCGTGGTACGACGTGACGGCGCGCTCGCGCTCGCCCAGCTCCGCCAGACACCGGGCCGCCAGCATCCGCGAGCGGTGGTCCGCCGGGACCCGGCGCACCGCCTCCGCGAACACGGCCAGGGCCCGCTCGAACTGACGCTCCTCGAGGAGGTCCATCCCGAGCTCACGCAGCGACGACTCGCTCATCCCAAATCTCCACGCGCCTTCGTTGTTGGCGAGCGCACGCTCACGGCTGCAGCTCGCTCAGGAACATCTCCGCCTTGCGCTTCGTATCCGAGCCCTCGGGCGCTGTCTCGATGACAATCTTGAACTTCATCGCGGCGGCGGACGGGTCCCTGTCGCGTTCGATATAGGCGCGCATGTAGAGCTCCTCCACCTTCTTCTGCAGCTCATCCAGGCCGTCGCGCGCCCGGCGGTCGCCAGGGTTGAGGCGCAGCGCCTCGCGGAAGTTGGAGCCCGCGGCGGCCAGGTCGCCCTTCTTCAAGGCCCCCTGCCCCGCCGCAAGCGCCGCCGACGCGAGCTGCTCATCCAGCGTGCGGCCCAGCGAGCCCTGGAAGCCGATCTGCCGGTACAGCTCGGCGGCCCGGCGCAGGGGCTTCGACGCGGACTCCAGCGCGTTGGACGCCAGCTTCTTCTGCGCGTCATCCAGCGTGCGCTGGAACTGGGGGATGAGCGTCTTGAGCTGGCGGGAGCGGTCCCTCACGTCCTTGTCCGCCTTGTACTTCTCCACCACGCGGTCGCACTCCAGCACCGCGCGCTGGTAGTCCCCGCCGTTGAAGCGCCGCTCCACGTCGGTGAAGGCCTCTTCGATGAAGCGCTTGCGCTCCTCCTTGGCCAGCTCCTCGGCGCGCGCGCGTCCCGCCCGGGCCCGGCGCGCGTCGTCCGCGGACTCCTTGGCCAGCTCCGCCACCAGGTCCTGCAACCGCTGCGAATAGGCGGGCTTGCTGACGTCCGGCATCCGGTCCAGCAGCGCGCGCACCGCGTCGGCGTCCCGAGCGGCGAGCGCATCCTCCATCTTCGCGATGCGGAACGCCGTGTCCTTCTCCTCCAGCTCCGCCTCCAGCTTGCGCTTCACGTCGTCCGACTTCGCCGTGCCCATCGGCGCGGCGGCGAGAATCTTCCGCGCCTCGTCGAAGTTCTGTGCGTCCATCAGCTCGCGCGCGGCCTGGAACACCTTGCGGACCTCCACCTCCTTGGCCACCGCCTTGAGCAGGCCCTCCTCGTCCACCCCCGGCCGCAGCCGCTCCGCTTCCTCCACGAAGCCCAGCGCCGCCGGGTAGTCGTCCGAGCGCACCGCCTCGCGCGCCTTCTGCATCAACAGCTTCGCCCGCTCGATGCTCGGGTCTGGAGGAGGCGGCGGGGGCGGCTTCGAGGGGACGAGCAGCAGCCCCAGCATGAGCAGCACCACCACCGCGCCGCCCACGCCGATGAGCAGCTTCACCTTCGGGTTGCCCTCCGCCACCGAGGCCCTCGGAGGCGGACGCGTGCGGGGAATGGCGATGGCGCCCTTGCCCTTGTTCTCGCGGTTCTTCGCCAGGAGCTGCTCGGGCACGCGGTAGTTGGCGTTGGTCGCCTCGTTGAGGCGAGGGTCGTTCGGGTCCACGTCGGAGCCCCGCGCCGAGTTCGCCGACTTGCGGGCCTCGTCGCGCTCCTTGGACGCCTCCTCGCGCTCGCGCTTCTCCTCGGCCTCGCGGGCCTCCGCCTGGACGCGCAGCTCCTTGATTTGCTCCGCCTCGTCCACGAAGCGCAGCCGCGTCTTGCCCATGGCGATTTCATCCCCGTGTTTGAGGATGCACTCGTCCACGCGCTGATCATTCACCTGGGTGCCGGAGATGCTCCCCAGGTCCCGCATCGCCACGCCGTTCTGGCTGTAGACGAGCTCCAGGTGCCGGCGCGACACGGACTGGTCGTCCAGCACGAAGTCGCAGTCCTTGCCGCGGCCCACCACCATCCGCACGCCCTGAAAGCGCTTCTTGCGGCCCCGGTCCGGCCCCGCCAGCACCAGCATCTGCACCGGCGGCCCGGCCCGCGTCGCGTCGGAGTTGTCGTCGTCGTCCTCCCTGCGGGGCTCATCGTCGCGCGACTCGGGCATGGCCCCCACGCGCGTCTCGTCCGCGCGCGAGCGGGGAGGCAAGGCATCCCCGTAGAGCTCGGGGTTCGCGGGACCATCAGAGGAGTCATCCCCGGAGTCTGGCGCGGCGAAGTCCTCATCGGACGAGGAGGCCTCACGCGGCGGGCGGCCCTTGGCCGACGGCTTCGCCGAGGGAGAGTCCGCCCCCGCGTTGCCGCCAGAACGGCCGGCACCAGAACGGGAGGAGGATGGAGGACGAGCGGGCATGAGATGGGGTCCAGGTTCCGAAACGTCGCGCATCTTAAAGCGCCGTCACCACGGTGGGAATGCGACAAGCCAGCCAGCGGGGAAAGAAGGGCGACCTTTGTCCGTTGCTCTGGGAGATTCCTCTTTCTATGTAGGTTTCCACACCCCCAGCGCTTCACCGAGGGAGTTATCGACATGCCCCGAGCGTCCGCGCCGCCCCGGCGCGCCCCCCCGTCCCAACTGGCCCCCCTGGCGGCCCGGCGGCCCGTGCCCGCGCCCCTCCTGCCCCAGGGGCTCCTGGAGCGGCTGCTCGCCGTGGCCATGGAGCGAGGAGGAGATTTCGCGGAGGTCTACGTGGAGCGCACCCACAGCACCAGCGTGGTGCTCGAGGAGTCGCGCATCAAGAGCGCCCAGACGGGCCTGGTGCAGGGCGTGGGTGTCCGGGTCATCTCCGGAGGCAAGGTGGGCTACGCCTTCTCCGACGACTGGGACGAGCCCGCGCTGCTGCGGGCTGCCTCCACGGCGGCTATGATTGCCCAGTCCACCGGCGCGGAGCGGGCCTTCCCCGTCTCGCGCGTCGCGGTGCCCAGCCACTACCACGTCCCCACCCCGCTGTCGGACGTGGAGGTGGCGCTGAAGGCGTCGCTGCTGACCCGCGCGGACAAGGCCGCCCGGGCCTTCGACTCGAGGGTGACACAGGTCAACGCCGCGTATGGCGACCAGACGCGCCGCATCGCCGTGGCCAACACGGAGGGGCGCTACACCGAGGACACCCAGGACCTGTGCCGTCTGTCGGTGCACGTGGTGGCCCAGGGCAAGAAGAACGAGCGGCGCACGGGCATGTATGGCGGCGGAGGCCGGGTGCCCTTCACCCACTGGGAGACCTTCCCGCCCGAGGAGGTGGCGCGCGAGGCGGCCCGGCAGTCGGTGGCCACGCTGGGCGCGGTGGACTGCGCGGCGGGCCCCCAGACGGTGGTGCTGGCGCCGGGCTGGAGCGGCATCCTGCTGCACGAGGCGGTGGGCCACGGCCTGGAGGCGGACTTCATCCGCAAGGGGACGTCGCTGTTCGTGGGCAAGCTGGGAGAGAAGGTCGCCTCGGAGCTTGTCACCGTCATCGACGACGGCACGGTGTCCAGCGGCCGGGGCTCCATCAACATCGACGACGAGGGCACGCCGGGCGAGCGCAAGGTGCTCATCGCGAACGGCGTGCTCAAGGGCTATCTCTACGACAGCCTCAACGCGAAGCTGATGGGCCAGCGCTCCACGGGCAGCGGGCGGCGGGAGTCGTTCCGCCACCTGCCCATCCCGCGCATGACGAACACGTTCCTGGCTCCGGGCAACCACCATCCGGAGGACATCCTCAAGGAGGTGAAGCGGGGCCTGTACTGCGCCACGTTCGGCGGCGGACAGGTGGACATCAGCAACGGCAACTTCGTCTTCGAGGTGAGCGAGGCGTACCAGATTGAAGACGGCAAGCTGGGTCGTCCGGTGAAGAACGCCACGCTCATCGGCGTGGGGCCGGAGGCCCTCAAGAACGTGTCCCGCGTGGGGTGCGACCCGCGGCCGGACCCGGGCATGGGCATCTGCGGAAAGAACGGGCAGTCGATGCCGGTGGGCGTGGGCCTGCCCACGGTGCGCATCGACAACGTCACCGTGGGCGGAACCCAGGTCGGCTGAAGGAAAGAGCACCCAACACCATGGACTACCAAAAGCTCGCAAAGCGAATCGTCCAGCGCGCCACGAAGAAGGGCGCAAGCCAGGCGGAGGCCTTCCTGGAGGTGGGCCGCCAGAGCACGGTGCGCGTGCGCGAAGGACAGATTGAGGACCTCACCCAGTCCACGTCCAAGGGCGTGGGCCTGCGCGTCGTCGTGAAGGGCCGGCTGGGCTTCGCCTTCACGTCGGACTTCGAGCCCTCCGGCCTGGAGCGCCTCGTCGACCAGGCGCTGAAGCTGGCCGAGGCCGCCGCGCCCAACAAGCTCAACGGCCTGCCCGGCGCGAAGGAGCTGGGCCGGCTGGGCGACACCGGCGCGCTGTACGACGCCGCGGTGGCGAACCTGCCCGGGGACTGGAAGGTGAAGGCCGCGCTGGAGATGGAGAAGGCGGGGCGCGCGGAGGATGCGCGCGTGGCCACCTTCAACTCGGTGGGCGCCGGGGACTTCGTCTCCGAGGTCTACGTCGCGTCCTCGGAAGGGATGTCCGGAGGTTACTCGGGCACGTACGTGTACCTGTTCGCGATGCCGGTGGCCTCCGGGGACGGCCAGCTCCAGAGGGGTTACTGGCTGGACTACAAGCGCTTCCTCGATGACCTGGAGTCGCCCGAGGCCATCGGCCGCGAGGCCACGCGCCGCGCGGTGCGGATGCTCGGGGCCCGGCGCGTGAAGACGCAGCAGGTGCCCGTGGTGTTCGACCCGCTCGTCGCCGCGTCGTTCGTGTCGGGCGTGGCCAGGGCGGCCAACGGAAA from Myxococcus stipitatus carries:
- a CDS encoding cyclic nucleotide-binding domain-containing protein, which codes for MSESSLRELGMDLLEERQFERALAVFAEAVRRVPADHRSRMLAARCLAELGERERAVTSYHACAEGLLRRDYLLSAMAACKLALDLAPNERRLRDTLIRVHSRAVRSAPGRAAVPPPLPPETLYDGKVDTDLMGLVGEELSNRAIEVLAAPDPGGSADPNSRPPLPLFADLDRDAFIDLVGRMNWRRVRPEEVVSREGEPADHLCVLVAGKAEVTRQMDGEAKTLGFLGGGSIFGEIALLTGAPPTATVAAVSDTEVFEIRREHLNAMAKLFPAVPQVLADFAQQRMARNLMATSPMFQALPESERGALLQRFTFRALQGNEKVLVEGEHSAGLFIVLAGELVVQKEDPAGGTVTLGVLREGEVAGEISLLTGLRATATVVATRKTAAAFLERNAFHELVRAFPHIRTYLEQLSDRRLKQIGEALRPAEIIDADELVLEPEAA
- a CDS encoding FHA domain-containing protein, coding for MPARPPSSSRSGAGRSGGNAGADSPSAKPSAKGRPPREASSSDEDFAAPDSGDDSSDGPANPELYGDALPPRSRADETRVGAMPESRDDEPRREDDDDNSDATRAGPPVQMLVLAGPDRGRKKRFQGVRMVVGRGKDCDFVLDDQSVSRRHLELVYSQNGVAMRDLGSISGTQVNDQRVDECILKHGDEIAMGKTRLRFVDEAEQIKELRVQAEAREAEEKREREEASKERDEARKSANSARGSDVDPNDPRLNEATNANYRVPEQLLAKNRENKGKGAIAIPRTRPPPRASVAEGNPKVKLLIGVGGAVVVLLMLGLLLVPSKPPPPPPPDPSIERAKLLMQKAREAVRSDDYPAALGFVEEAERLRPGVDEEGLLKAVAKEVEVRKVFQAARELMDAQNFDEARKILAAAPMGTAKSDDVKRKLEAELEEKDTAFRIAKMEDALAARDADAVRALLDRMPDVSKPAYSQRLQDLVAELAKESADDARRARAGRARAEELAKEERKRFIEEAFTDVERRFNGGDYQRAVLECDRVVEKYKADKDVRDRSRQLKTLIPQFQRTLDDAQKKLASNALESASKPLRRAAELYRQIGFQGSLGRTLDEQLASAALAAGQGALKKGDLAAAGSNFREALRLNPGDRRARDGLDELQKKVEELYMRAYIERDRDPSAAAMKFKIVIETAPEGSDTKRKAEMFLSELQP
- a CDS encoding TldD/PmbA family protein, encoding MPRASAPPRRAPPSQLAPLAARRPVPAPLLPQGLLERLLAVAMERGGDFAEVYVERTHSTSVVLEESRIKSAQTGLVQGVGVRVISGGKVGYAFSDDWDEPALLRAASTAAMIAQSTGAERAFPVSRVAVPSHYHVPTPLSDVEVALKASLLTRADKAARAFDSRVTQVNAAYGDQTRRIAVANTEGRYTEDTQDLCRLSVHVVAQGKKNERRTGMYGGGGRVPFTHWETFPPEEVAREAARQSVATLGAVDCAAGPQTVVLAPGWSGILLHEAVGHGLEADFIRKGTSLFVGKLGEKVASELVTVIDDGTVSSGRGSINIDDEGTPGERKVLIANGVLKGYLYDSLNAKLMGQRSTGSGRRESFRHLPIPRMTNTFLAPGNHHPEDILKEVKRGLYCATFGGGQVDISNGNFVFEVSEAYQIEDGKLGRPVKNATLIGVGPEALKNVSRVGCDPRPDPGMGICGKNGQSMPVGVGLPTVRIDNVTVGGTQVG
- a CDS encoding TldD/PmbA family protein, whose amino-acid sequence is MDYQKLAKRIVQRATKKGASQAEAFLEVGRQSTVRVREGQIEDLTQSTSKGVGLRVVVKGRLGFAFTSDFEPSGLERLVDQALKLAEAAAPNKLNGLPGAKELGRLGDTGALYDAAVANLPGDWKVKAALEMEKAGRAEDARVATFNSVGAGDFVSEVYVASSEGMSGGYSGTYVYLFAMPVASGDGQLQRGYWLDYKRFLDDLESPEAIGREATRRAVRMLGARRVKTQQVPVVFDPLVAASFVSGVARAANGNAVHQQASMFASRMGQKLAGEHVTLVDNGLLPRGLATAPFDGEGVPTRRTPIIDRGVLTHFLYDAFTARKAKARPTGNAKRGYNALPSIGASNLYLEPGQKPPEQLIREVDRGFYVTSLLGHGANPVTGELSAGANGLWIENGELTHAVQEVTVAGNVLKMLQDLDGVGNDLQFRGGATGAPTVRFRGLTLSGE